One genomic window of Psychrobacillus sp. INOP01 includes the following:
- the megL gene encoding methionine gamma-lyase has protein sequence MSNSKFSKETLYIHKGFKTAEHHDSLSVPLYQTSTFAFDTAEQGERRFAGEESGGIYSRLGNPTVQVLEERIAAMELGEGALAFGSGMAAVSTILVHLTKSGDHILCTRGIYGCTFGLLKILKDKYNISHDFKALLTEEEIENAIKPNTTCIYIETPINPTMEIVDIELITKVAKKHEIAVVVDNTFSSPYLQNPIELGADFVLHSATKYINGHGDVIAGILVGRDKVEMETIRGTVQKDFGGIISPFDAWLLIRGLKTLHIRMDRHSENASKVFDFLKAHPSVENIYYPFDVDNPQYHVAKRQMKAAGGLISFTIKGGVKQAQKLMNELRLIKIAVSLGDAETLIQHPYTMTHSVVPEKERLEMGITGGLLRLSVGLENSSDIIEDLQQALSNV, from the coding sequence ATGAGTAATTCAAAGTTTTCTAAAGAAACATTGTATATCCATAAGGGGTTTAAAACAGCCGAGCACCACGATAGCCTTTCTGTTCCACTTTATCAGACGTCGACATTCGCATTTGACACAGCAGAGCAGGGGGAAAGACGTTTTGCTGGAGAAGAGTCAGGTGGAATTTATTCCCGATTAGGGAACCCTACCGTACAGGTATTGGAAGAACGAATTGCTGCGATGGAGTTAGGGGAAGGTGCACTAGCATTTGGCTCCGGTATGGCTGCGGTAAGTACTATTTTAGTCCACCTTACTAAATCAGGTGACCATATTCTTTGTACGAGGGGAATTTATGGTTGTACATTCGGACTGCTAAAAATATTGAAGGACAAATACAATATTTCACATGACTTTAAAGCTTTATTGACTGAAGAAGAGATAGAAAATGCAATTAAACCAAATACTACTTGTATATATATAGAAACACCGATTAATCCAACGATGGAAATTGTAGATATTGAGCTAATCACAAAAGTTGCTAAGAAACATGAAATTGCGGTCGTTGTTGACAATACATTCTCCTCACCATACTTACAAAACCCGATTGAGCTTGGAGCAGATTTTGTTCTTCACAGTGCCACGAAATATATTAATGGACACGGTGATGTCATCGCAGGAATTCTAGTAGGAAGAGATAAAGTGGAAATGGAGACAATTCGGGGCACTGTCCAAAAAGACTTTGGCGGTATCATTTCACCTTTCGATGCATGGTTATTAATACGAGGTTTAAAAACGTTGCATATCCGTATGGACAGACATTCGGAAAATGCTAGTAAAGTATTCGACTTTTTAAAGGCACATCCATCGGTTGAAAACATTTATTATCCATTTGATGTAGATAATCCTCAATATCATGTGGCGAAGAGACAGATGAAAGCTGCCGGTGGTCTCATTTCCTTCACTATAAAAGGGGGAGTGAAACAGGCGCAAAAGCTTATGAATGAACTAAGGTTGATAAAAATTGCCGTTAGTTTAGGAGATGCTGAAACACTGATCCAACATCCTTACACGATGACTCATTCGGTTGTACCTGAAAAAGAAAGATTAGAGATGGGTATAACAGGAGGCTTATTGAGGCTTTCAGTTGGGCTGGAGAACTCTAGTGATATCATAGAAGATTTACAGCAAGCCTTATCTAATGTGTAA
- a CDS encoding AAA family ATPase yields MKKFVFIFGPQAVGKMTVGQELAKVTGLKLFHNHMTIDLLEPLFGFSPEMWRLTHLFRQEIFNSFSKSINNGMIFTKVWYFDRKEDWDDIDNMCQIMASQGADIFFVELEANVEERLIRNKTPHRLEHKPTKRNIEQSEQHLLSTLESSRLNSKKGEIDKENYLRIDNTYFSAEEVAQIIKKEFQL; encoded by the coding sequence ATGAAAAAATTTGTTTTTATATTTGGACCACAAGCAGTTGGAAAAATGACTGTCGGCCAGGAGCTAGCAAAGGTAACTGGCTTAAAGTTATTTCATAACCATATGACAATTGATCTGCTAGAGCCACTGTTCGGATTTAGTCCGGAAATGTGGAGGTTAACACATCTATTTCGGCAGGAAATATTTAATTCATTTTCGAAAAGTATTAATAATGGGATGATTTTTACTAAGGTATGGTATTTTGATCGGAAAGAAGATTGGGATGATATAGACAATATGTGTCAAATCATGGCTTCTCAGGGGGCAGATATTTTTTTTGTAGAATTAGAAGCTAACGTTGAGGAAAGGTTAATACGAAATAAGACACCGCATAGACTTGAACATAAACCGACTAAAAGAAACATAGAGCAATCTGAACAACATTTACTAAGTACTCTAGAAAGTAGCAGGTTGAATTCTAAGAAAGGTGAAATTGACAAGGAAAATTATTTAAGAATAGATAACACTTATTTTAGTGCAGAAGAAGTCGCCCAAATAATAAAAAAAGAGTTTCAATTATAG
- a CDS encoding GNAT family N-acetyltransferase encodes MKINYLIFNSLPDALLLDSVVELHTNIFGTSDDLINKMGKKHRLLVITAMSGTKVIGYKIGYALDDTKFYSWLGGVDTNFREFGIGTTLMEKQHQYLREKGYSVVQTKTMNKWRSMLILNIKNGYDVIDTYTDTKGLHKIILEKNLRN; translated from the coding sequence TTGAAGATTAATTACCTTATTTTTAATTCGTTACCTGATGCTCTTTTATTAGATAGTGTTGTAGAATTACATACAAATATTTTTGGCACTTCCGATGATTTAATTAACAAAATGGGAAAAAAACATCGGTTATTAGTTATTACTGCTATGAGTGGTACAAAAGTTATTGGATATAAGATTGGATATGCATTAGACGATACTAAATTTTATAGTTGGCTAGGTGGGGTAGATACTAATTTTAGGGAATTTGGCATTGGCACTACCTTAATGGAAAAACAACACCAGTATTTAAGAGAAAAAGGTTATAGTGTTGTTCAAACAAAAACAATGAATAAATGGCGTAGCATGCTAATTTTGAACATAAAAAATGGATATGATGTTATAGATACATATACGGATACAAAGGGATTACATAAAATTATACTTGAAAAAAATTTGCGAAATTAG
- a CDS encoding cysteine desulfurase family protein — MIYFDNSATTKVHPEVLSTFVSVNEKFWANPASIHTFGHQTNELLQSAREQIADILKTSCEKIYFTSGGTESNNLAIFGLAHKYKHRGKHVLISEIEHPSIIEAAKKLKEQGFEVEWIPVDTEGIILLESVRKHLRDDTVLVSVMHVNNETGAIQPIEELSKIVREQSRALIHMDAVQSFGKIPVNFMHLNVDAITISSHKIHGLKGSGLLALKKFIEIEPILYGGGQESGIRSGTTSVPLAVSTAKAMRLAMEDLDSKAAKLQSMSDDLMEYLHYFPFIKVITPAKKAPHIISFSVKKIKGEVLINALQQHDVIVSTSSACSSRQTKTSHVLKAMHISDDYIKGVLRISLSTINTQQEIDQFKIVFKHVMNVIKGD, encoded by the coding sequence ATGATCTATTTTGATAATAGTGCGACGACAAAGGTACATCCAGAGGTACTGAGTACATTTGTTTCCGTAAACGAAAAGTTTTGGGCAAATCCAGCTTCCATTCATACGTTTGGACATCAGACAAATGAATTGTTACAATCTGCTAGAGAACAAATTGCAGACATACTGAAAACTTCGTGTGAAAAAATATATTTTACATCAGGTGGAACAGAGTCAAATAACCTAGCGATATTTGGTCTTGCTCATAAATATAAGCATCGAGGGAAGCATGTACTAATCTCTGAAATTGAGCATCCTTCTATTATAGAGGCAGCCAAAAAATTGAAAGAGCAAGGATTTGAGGTTGAATGGATCCCCGTAGACACAGAAGGAATCATTTTGTTGGAGTCAGTTAGAAAACACCTCCGAGATGATACTGTATTGGTAAGTGTCATGCATGTGAATAATGAAACAGGGGCAATTCAACCAATCGAAGAACTTTCTAAAATTGTAAGAGAACAAAGCAGAGCACTTATTCATATGGATGCAGTTCAAAGTTTTGGGAAAATACCGGTTAATTTTATGCATCTTAATGTTGATGCTATAACCATCTCTTCTCATAAAATACATGGATTAAAGGGTTCAGGATTACTTGCTTTAAAAAAATTCATCGAAATTGAACCGATATTATACGGTGGTGGACAGGAATCAGGTATTCGCAGTGGTACAACTTCTGTGCCTTTAGCGGTCTCTACAGCGAAAGCAATGAGACTTGCTATGGAAGATCTGGATAGTAAAGCTGCGAAATTACAAAGCATGTCAGATGATTTAATGGAATATTTACATTATTTCCCTTTTATTAAAGTGATAACTCCGGCTAAGAAAGCACCACATATAATTTCATTTTCGGTGAAAAAAATTAAAGGAGAGGTACTGATCAATGCGTTACAGCAACATGATGTCATTGTTTCCACTAGTAGTGCATGCTCTTCAAGACAAACGAAAACAAGTCATGTGCTTAAAGCTATGCACATTTCAGACGACTATATAAAAGGTGTATTGCGTATAAGTCTCAGCACTATTAATACCCAACAAGAAATAGACCAATTTAAAATTGTATTCAAGCATGTAATGAATGTAATTAAAGGAGATTAA
- a CDS encoding cysteine hydrolase family protein produces the protein MTKEALLVIDVQNGMFQEGDEVFKGDRLLQNINDLLIRARSMEIAIFYVQHNESVGKPLERGTSGWEIHSSISPNNEDTVIQKTTPDSFFNTSLDEELKKQGIEHLIIVGIQTEVCVDTTCRRAFSMGYKVTLVSDTHSTWDSNELTAEQIINHHNSVLRWFADVYPSKEIKNSVKSCP, from the coding sequence TTGACAAAGGAAGCACTATTAGTAATTGATGTTCAAAATGGAATGTTCCAAGAAGGAGATGAAGTATTCAAAGGAGATAGGCTATTACAAAATATAAATGATTTATTAATCCGAGCTCGGTCTATGGAGATAGCGATTTTTTATGTGCAGCATAATGAGTCCGTTGGTAAACCACTAGAACGTGGAACAAGTGGTTGGGAAATTCATTCTAGTATTTCTCCAAATAATGAAGATACTGTCATTCAAAAAACAACCCCTGATTCATTTTTTAATACCTCTCTAGATGAGGAACTGAAAAAACAAGGGATTGAACATTTGATTATTGTAGGCATTCAAACAGAAGTGTGCGTTGACACAACATGTAGAAGAGCTTTTAGTATGGGATATAAGGTAACGTTAGTTTCAGACACGCATAGCACATGGGATTCCAATGAACTAACTGCAGAGCAGATCATCAATCATCACAATAGCGTGTTGCGGTGGTTTGCTGATGTTTATCCGAGTAAAGAGATTAAAAATAGTGTGAAGTCTTGTCCTTAA
- a CDS encoding alpha/beta-type small acid-soluble spore protein encodes MPNNNSSNQLLVPGVRQALDQMKYEIAQEFGVQLGGEASSRANGSVGGEITKRLVAQAQQQMNGFQK; translated from the coding sequence ATGCCAAACAATAATAGCTCAAACCAACTTCTAGTACCAGGTGTAAGACAAGCACTAGATCAAATGAAATATGAGATCGCTCAAGAGTTTGGAGTACAACTTGGTGGTGAAGCATCATCGCGTGCCAACGGATCCGTAGGCGGAGAAATTACAAAGCGATTAGTTGCCCAAGCCCAACAACAAATGAACGGATTTCAAAAATAA
- a CDS encoding GAF domain-containing protein, translating to MFTKSAYSEDLAANYNMLSKQLDALLTGETNAIANLSNASALLNQFFDQINWVGFYLMEDGELVLGPFQGLPACVRIPLSRGVCGAAAAKQETVIVPDVHAYPGHIACDAASQSEIVVPIVKSGELVGVLDIDSPIKDRFSEQDAEGLEQFIQILIKHI from the coding sequence ATGTTCACAAAATCAGCATACTCAGAAGACTTAGCAGCTAATTACAATATGCTTTCCAAACAACTAGACGCTCTATTAACTGGAGAGACAAATGCAATTGCAAATTTAAGTAATGCTTCTGCATTATTAAATCAATTTTTTGACCAGATTAATTGGGTTGGATTTTATTTAATGGAAGATGGAGAGCTAGTATTGGGTCCATTCCAAGGATTACCGGCATGTGTAAGAATCCCGCTAAGTAGAGGGGTATGCGGAGCAGCCGCTGCAAAACAAGAAACAGTTATTGTCCCTGATGTACACGCCTATCCGGGTCACATTGCATGTGACGCTGCTTCACAATCTGAAATTGTAGTTCCTATCGTTAAAAGTGGCGAACTTGTAGGGGTCCTAGATATCGATAGTCCTATAAAAGATCGATTTTCAGAGCAGGATGCAGAAGGTTTGGAACAATTTATCCAAATATTGATCAAGCATATTTAA
- the hisJ gene encoding histidinol-phosphatase HisJ — MKKDGHIHTPYCPHGTEDSFHMYIEQAIQSDFGEITFTEHAPLPFGFLDPTPNKDSGMSMNQLESYIYELQKLKKEYNQDIVISTGLEIDFITGFEQNTTSFLNTYGKYLDDSILSVHFLKYEDDYTCIDFSKSTFLEFIDRLGNPMSVYKLYYKTLMDSITSNLGNYKPKRIGHITLVHKFQHAFTEVVQDDEDIVAILNEIKHQKLELDVNSAGLAKPYCLETYPPLPYIKLAKELKIPLVFGSDAHQAKDLHQFYNEINILL; from the coding sequence TTGAAAAAGGATGGTCATATCCACACACCCTATTGTCCACATGGGACAGAAGATTCTTTTCATATGTATATTGAACAAGCGATTCAAAGTGACTTTGGGGAAATTACCTTTACGGAGCATGCACCCTTACCTTTTGGTTTTTTAGACCCAACACCAAATAAAGACAGTGGGATGAGCATGAACCAATTAGAATCTTATATTTACGAGTTACAAAAGTTGAAAAAAGAATATAACCAAGATATTGTTATTTCTACAGGCTTAGAAATTGATTTTATAACCGGGTTTGAACAAAATACTACTTCTTTCTTAAATACATATGGAAAATACTTAGATGACTCTATTTTATCAGTTCATTTTCTAAAATACGAAGATGATTATACTTGCATTGACTTCTCTAAATCTACATTTTTAGAATTCATCGATCGACTTGGAAACCCAATGTCTGTGTATAAATTGTATTATAAAACACTGATGGATTCAATAACGAGTAATCTTGGAAATTATAAACCGAAGCGAATTGGTCATATAACCTTAGTACACAAATTCCAGCACGCCTTTACCGAAGTAGTCCAAGACGATGAAGATATAGTAGCTATTTTGAATGAAATCAAACATCAGAAGCTAGAACTTGATGTAAATAGCGCTGGTTTAGCTAAGCCTTATTGTTTAGAAACTTATCCTCCGCTTCCTTATATAAAGCTAGCAAAGGAACTCAAGATTCCTCTTGTATTTGGATCGGATGCACATCAAGCAAAAGATCTACATCAATTTTACAATGAAATAAATATCTTACTTTAG
- the thiI gene encoding tRNA uracil 4-sulfurtransferase ThiI — protein MKWEKILVRYGELSTKGKNRKQFISHLRNNIRFSFVDLPNIKIQAERDRMFLTSSDDSEIHALIERLPKIFGIQSFSPVASCSKDLDDIQATALKIMDSLESQDKTFRVTVKRSDKFFPLDTYELQSVVASNVLRQFTTLKVQMKKPEIDLRIEVLNDAVYMMAQVIPGAGGMPLGSNGRSLLMLSGGIDSPVAGYMLLKRGVRLDAIHFHSPPFTSERSKEKVMDLANQLSHFGATVRLHVIPFTDIQQSIQAQIPENVSMTTTRRLMMKIADLVREEIGALGIVTGESLGQVASQTLESLTAINAVTSTPIFRPLISMDKLDIIDIAREIGTYETSILPYEDCCTIFTPSCPKTKPKLEKVEYYESFKDFEELITEAVQNREVLSFPMKKSNDFSNLL, from the coding sequence ATGAAATGGGAAAAAATATTAGTACGTTATGGTGAATTATCCACCAAAGGAAAAAATAGAAAGCAATTTATATCACATTTACGCAATAATATAAGGTTTTCTTTTGTGGATTTGCCTAATATTAAGATTCAGGCTGAAAGAGATCGCATGTTTTTAACATCATCCGATGATTCGGAAATTCATGCGTTAATAGAACGATTGCCTAAAATATTTGGTATTCAATCATTTAGTCCAGTAGCTTCCTGTTCAAAAGATTTAGATGATATTCAAGCAACAGCACTCAAAATAATGGACAGCTTAGAAAGCCAAGATAAAACATTTCGTGTTACCGTAAAACGTTCAGATAAGTTTTTCCCGCTTGATACATATGAGCTGCAAAGCGTGGTAGCGAGCAATGTATTAAGACAATTTACGACTTTAAAAGTTCAAATGAAAAAGCCAGAAATAGATTTGCGAATTGAAGTGTTAAATGATGCTGTATATATGATGGCGCAAGTAATTCCTGGTGCAGGTGGAATGCCTCTTGGTTCAAATGGTCGTTCCTTATTGATGTTATCAGGTGGAATTGACAGCCCTGTTGCTGGATATATGCTTTTAAAACGTGGTGTTCGCCTCGATGCAATTCATTTTCATAGTCCACCTTTTACAAGTGAACGGTCGAAAGAAAAAGTGATGGATCTTGCAAATCAGTTAAGCCACTTTGGGGCAACTGTAAGACTGCATGTTATACCTTTTACAGATATTCAACAAAGTATACAAGCTCAAATACCTGAAAACGTATCAATGACTACTACTAGACGCTTAATGATGAAAATTGCAGATCTCGTTCGTGAGGAAATAGGAGCTTTAGGAATTGTGACTGGCGAGAGCTTAGGTCAAGTTGCAAGTCAGACGTTGGAAAGTTTAACTGCGATTAATGCTGTTACATCTACACCAATCTTCAGACCACTAATCTCAATGGATAAGTTAGATATTATTGATATTGCCCGGGAAATTGGAACGTACGAAACTTCCATATTGCCTTACGAAGACTGTTGTACTATCTTTACACCATCCTGTCCAAAGACTAAACCGAAGCTTGAAAAAGTGGAATACTACGAGAGCTTTAAAGATTTTGAAGAATTAATAACAGAAGCTGTGCAAAATAGAGAAGTTCTTTCGTTCCCAATGAAAAAGTCGAATGATTTTTCGAATCTGCTTTAA
- a CDS encoding zinc-dependent alcohol dehydrogenase family protein, producing MLYAKCIKFYEFGSPKNVLKVEDKRIERPKENEVIVRVLARPINPSDLISIRGAYSHRISLPNTPGYEGVGIVEEVGPLVSKSLIGKRVLPLRGEGTWQELVKTSAELAVPIPDSIDDFTASQMYINPITAWVTCTEILNLRPNDILLVNACGSSIGQVFAQLSRIIGFRLIAVTRNNKYTEDLLRLGASYVIDTSKVPLYETVMELTNGVGADAAVDSIGGLSGNELAFCVHPNGNFITIGLLSGIQVNWADIVNNAKVNANIFHLRNWNKIVTVDKWQETFRSLIRLIDEQKLGLMRVDSKYDLLNIQAAIDDVESSKENKGKVLLTSY from the coding sequence ATTTTGTATGCGAAATGTATTAAGTTCTATGAATTCGGTAGTCCTAAAAATGTTTTGAAAGTTGAGGATAAAAGAATTGAACGGCCTAAAGAAAATGAAGTAATTGTTCGAGTGTTAGCGCGACCTATAAACCCTTCAGACTTAATCTCAATAAGAGGGGCTTATTCCCATCGGATTTCTTTACCGAATACTCCAGGTTATGAAGGTGTAGGGATAGTAGAGGAAGTTGGTCCTTTAGTTTCTAAAAGTCTTATTGGGAAACGTGTTTTACCCTTACGCGGGGAAGGTACTTGGCAAGAACTTGTTAAGACCTCAGCAGAACTGGCCGTTCCTATACCCGACTCTATTGATGACTTTACGGCATCACAAATGTATATCAATCCAATTACAGCATGGGTGACTTGTACGGAAATTTTAAACTTAAGACCGAATGACATTTTGTTAGTTAATGCGTGTGGTTCTTCTATTGGGCAGGTTTTTGCTCAATTATCGAGGATAATAGGTTTTCGATTAATTGCAGTAACTAGAAACAATAAATATACAGAAGATTTACTTCGTCTTGGTGCGTCTTATGTAATAGATACTTCTAAGGTCCCTCTCTATGAAACAGTTATGGAATTAACAAATGGAGTTGGTGCAGATGCTGCTGTTGACTCTATTGGAGGTTTATCTGGAAACGAACTTGCTTTTTGTGTGCACCCTAATGGCAATTTTATAACCATCGGCCTTTTATCAGGGATACAAGTTAACTGGGCAGACATTGTAAATAATGCAAAGGTTAATGCTAATATATTTCATTTGCGAAATTGGAATAAAATTGTAACGGTAGATAAATGGCAGGAAACGTTTAGAAGCTTGATAAGGTTAATAGATGAGCAAAAATTAGGCTTGATGAGGGTAGATTCTAAATATGACTTGCTGAATATACAAGCGGCTATTGATGATGTTGAGTCTTCTAAAGAGAATAAGGGAAAAGTACTTCTAACAAGCTACTGA
- a CDS encoding HAD hydrolase-like protein, giving the protein MLQSLIFDMDGTLFQTDKILELSLDDTFNHLRSLNKWDTATPIDKYREIMGVPLSKVWETLLPNHSNEERELTDAYFLERLVENIKSGKGALYPNVKEVFSYLKENNCSIYIASNGLTEYLNAIVSYYHLENWVTETFSIQQIQTLDKADLVKTIIRKYDIKKAAVVGDRLSDINAAKDNGLIAIGCNFDFAQEDELAQADLVIDDLIELTTILPKM; this is encoded by the coding sequence ATGTTACAATCACTGATTTTTGATATGGATGGAACTCTATTTCAAACAGATAAAATTTTAGAATTATCACTTGATGATACTTTTAACCATTTACGGTCACTAAATAAATGGGATACAGCAACCCCTATTGATAAATACCGAGAAATTATGGGTGTACCTTTATCAAAAGTATGGGAAACTTTGTTACCTAATCACTCCAATGAAGAAAGAGAACTAACTGATGCTTATTTTCTGGAAAGATTAGTTGAAAATATAAAAAGCGGGAAAGGTGCTTTATATCCTAATGTAAAGGAAGTTTTCAGTTATTTAAAAGAGAATAATTGTTCAATTTACATAGCGAGTAATGGTTTAACGGAATACTTAAACGCAATTGTGAGTTATTATCATTTAGAAAATTGGGTTACTGAAACATTTAGTATTCAACAAATACAGACGCTGGATAAAGCGGATTTAGTTAAGACTATTATAAGAAAATATGATATAAAAAAAGCAGCGGTAGTCGGAGACCGTCTATCAGATATAAATGCGGCTAAAGATAATGGTTTAATTGCAATTGGGTGTAATTTTGATTTTGCGCAAGAAGATGAACTCGCTCAGGCTGATCTGGTAATAGATGACTTAATTGAATTAACTACAATTCTTCCTAAAATGTAA
- a CDS encoding SMI1/KNR4 family protein — protein sequence MRIDEFIEQFNEKYPDVDRFDTASDEMIATYEETLGYRLPVSFVKFLKEFSNGIFLLDCEPIGGVSKDSPSGDICKADRITPDIPNEILVVETKEWIESKRLISFTMFDAGDHSNNHWVFIYEDNVPDQEYRVWFVSQIEPRIVKVLDSFEEWLTLLWEHDDEEDERTYPVFYILFPSYDERLEILYDWFD from the coding sequence TTGAGAATAGATGAATTTATCGAACAATTTAATGAAAAATATCCTGATGTTGATCGTTTCGATACTGCTTCAGATGAAATGATTGCAACATATGAAGAAACACTTGGATATCGTTTGCCTGTATCATTTGTAAAGTTTCTGAAGGAATTCTCCAATGGTATTTTTTTATTGGATTGTGAACCCATTGGAGGTGTTAGTAAAGACTCTCCTTCTGGTGATATTTGCAAAGCCGATAGGATTACTCCAGACATTCCTAATGAGATTTTAGTAGTAGAAACTAAAGAGTGGATAGAATCTAAACGGCTTATATCCTTCACAATGTTCGATGCTGGTGACCATTCGAATAATCATTGGGTATTCATATATGAAGATAATGTTCCTGATCAAGAATACAGGGTTTGGTTTGTAAGCCAAATAGAACCGCGAATTGTAAAGGTTTTAGACAGTTTTGAAGAATGGTTAACATTATTATGGGAACACGATGATGAAGAGGATGAGAGAACCTATCCTGTATTCTACATACTTTTCCCATCGTATGATGAACGCTTAGAAATACTCTATGACTGGTTTGACTGA
- the ezrA gene encoding septation ring formation regulator EzrA — translation MKYIIPAVIILLVIAIFAFIIRRKHNAEIERLEHEKHQIQNKPILEEMTKVKQLNMNGQTEEMFERWRNAWTEVMDVHMPKIDVLLFDAEESIDRFIFPKATKIEKEIQILISLCDKKMSEILNELEDLIGSEEKNRIEMEQLKEQYRTARKTLLAHQHSFGAAVNALEQKLESFIPQFEEFDRLTDTGNYLSARELVITVQGEGQKFFPKLHDIPAVLSEIQHKIPAIIHELRNGQKEMEESSYYLQHLEMNKKLDSIEAELVELKQAIIELNVGKTISRVEELKDELDTFYDLLEKEVLAKKYVDQYKEQTGTRLREVTSVTRAVSEEAAYVQQSYRLPEKEAEIPQSCLKELEELEKKYELLSSRVEEEQSAYSSLQEELNEIAEEIDRLYEEQDRFANRLKNLRIDENSAREKLDELKGMLHDTDRMLQKANIPGIPEDMDVRLEEAEEHIYVAMQSLQEVPLNMSLVDNYLEKAEACMEEVHNRAKEMLENVLLTEKIIQYGNRYRASHPQVHARLLEAEEAFRQLRYSKALEDAATAVEEVEPGALKKIDALVKEEALRT, via the coding sequence ATGAAGTATATCATCCCAGCAGTCATTATACTTTTAGTAATTGCAATTTTTGCATTTATCATAAGACGAAAACATAACGCGGAAATAGAAAGACTAGAACATGAGAAACATCAAATTCAAAACAAACCAATTTTAGAAGAAATGACAAAAGTGAAACAACTGAATATGAATGGTCAAACAGAGGAAATGTTTGAAAGATGGAGAAATGCATGGACTGAGGTAATGGATGTCCATATGCCAAAAATCGACGTTCTTTTATTTGATGCGGAAGAAAGTATAGATAGATTTATCTTTCCAAAAGCGACGAAAATTGAAAAAGAAATTCAAATTTTAATATCCCTTTGTGATAAAAAAATGTCCGAAATTTTGAACGAACTCGAAGATCTAATCGGTAGTGAAGAAAAAAATCGTATCGAGATGGAGCAACTTAAAGAGCAGTATCGTACAGCTAGAAAAACACTTCTTGCTCATCAGCATTCCTTTGGGGCAGCAGTGAATGCGCTGGAGCAAAAGCTAGAATCCTTCATTCCGCAGTTTGAGGAATTTGATCGACTAACGGATACAGGAAATTATTTAAGTGCTCGAGAACTTGTTATTACAGTTCAAGGTGAAGGTCAAAAATTCTTCCCTAAATTACATGATATTCCTGCAGTGTTATCCGAAATTCAACATAAAATTCCAGCCATTATTCATGAATTACGTAATGGACAAAAGGAAATGGAAGAGAGTTCTTATTACTTGCAACACCTTGAAATGAATAAAAAATTAGATTCAATAGAGGCGGAACTTGTAGAGCTAAAACAAGCAATAATTGAACTGAATGTCGGTAAAACAATTAGTAGAGTAGAAGAATTAAAAGATGAATTAGACACTTTCTATGATTTGTTGGAAAAAGAAGTACTTGCAAAAAAATATGTAGATCAATACAAAGAACAAACCGGTACACGTTTAAGGGAAGTTACATCTGTTACACGTGCTGTTAGTGAAGAAGCTGCTTATGTACAGCAAAGCTATCGTCTACCCGAAAAAGAGGCGGAAATTCCACAAAGCTGCTTAAAAGAGCTAGAAGAATTAGAGAAAAAGTATGAGTTGCTTTCTAGCCGGGTAGAGGAAGAACAATCTGCATACTCAAGCCTACAAGAAGAGTTAAATGAAATTGCTGAAGAAATTGATCGACTATACGAAGAACAGGACCGATTTGCAAATCGCTTGAAAAACCTTCGTATTGATGAGAATAGTGCACGTGAAAAACTAGATGAGCTGAAAGGTATGTTACATGATACTGACCGAATGCTACAAAAAGCCAATATACCTGGAATTCCAGAGGATATGGACGTTCGTTTAGAAGAAGCAGAAGAGCATATTTATGTAGCAATGCAAAGCCTTCAGGAAGTGCCTCTAAATATGTCGTTAGTAGATAATTATTTGGAAAAAGCAGAGGCATGTATGGAGGAAGTACATAACAGAGCGAAAGAAATGCTAGAAAATGTGTTGCTAACAGAAAAAATTATTCAGTATGGTAACCGCTACCGTGCAAGTCATCCGCAAGTCCACGCAAGACTATTAGAAGCAGAAGAAGCATTTAGACAATTACGTTATTCTAAGGCTTTAGAGGATGCAGCGACAGCGGTGGAAGAGGTAGAGCCGGGTGCTTTAAAGAAAATTGATGCATTAGTGAAAGAAGAAGCTTTGCGTACATAA